In a genomic window of Colias croceus chromosome 20, ilColCroc2.1:
- the LOC123700899 gene encoding synapse-associated protein of 47 kDa isoform X2 — MFSGLTNQVSSWMGAAKGEPQDEEVPTPTKDATVETTAEGDKQSPTKGGKLDLITNVKSQMTGWLGSGIPIPGLRKNEAAPSEVPEAAPVETAEVAEPKPEAKEDDDNSSATGGADSRPGSTGGTPTDEQPAGVGNGSSHSKKIFSVDAIDVPHMQELTTKAVAGAKSLGNFLYSAVNKAGAKVSEASAKIKKTVEENSILGEFNREQDAFIKGQEKGGGAAAAPWIGAPNEASLKEECLSLSTDRRNFVRAPPAGVEFDFDYDKMYPVAVAIMAEDPNLEKMRFDLVPKVITEENFWRNYFYRVSLICQANEADAVERQASADDSQDSKTASEGLIASEKSSQASIDDVKKRIKSLKVDRDNDDEQWEKELEAELKEYEVVADKTGDDKWERECEDLLGEVDLK, encoded by the exons ATGTTTTCAGGACTCACAAATCAGGTCAGTTCGTGGATGGGAGCAGCTAAAGGCGAGCCCCAAGATGAAGAGGTACCCACCCCAACCAAGGACGCGACTGTAGAGACTACGGCAGAAGGGGACAAACAAAG TCCAACTAAGGGAGGCAAGCTGGACCTCATCACCAATGTGAAGTCTCAAATGACCGGTTGGCTCGGCTCCGGAATCCCCATCCCTGGTCTCCGGAAAAATGAAGCCGCACCCTCCGAAGTTCCTGAAGCTGCTCCGGTGGAAACCGCTGAAGTGGCCGAGCCCAAGCCTGAGGCAAAAGAGGACGATGACAATTCTAG CGCGACGGGCGGCGCGGACAGCCGGCCGGGCTCCACGGGCGGCACGCCCACTGACGAGCAGCCCGCGGGCGTTGGGAACG GTTCATCACACAGTAAAAAGATTTTCTCGGTAGACGCCATAGACGTGCCCCATATGCAAGAAT TGACCACGAAAGCAGTGGCCGGCGCCAAGTCGCTCGGCAACTTCCTGTACTCCGCCGTGAACAAGGCGGGCGCTAAAGTGAGCGAAGCGAGCGCCAAGATCAAGAAGACCGTCGAGGAAAAC AGCATCCTGGGCGAGTTCAACCGCGAGCAAGATGCCTTCATCAAAGGCCAGGAGAAGGGAGGCGGTGCAGCGGCCGCGCCGTGGATCGGCGCTCCCAATGAGGCCTCGCTCAAGGAGGAGTGCCTATCGCTGTCTACT GACCGGCGGAACTTCGTGCGCGCGCCACCGGCGGGCGTGGAGTTCGACTTCGACTATGACAAGATGTACCCGGTGGCCGTCGCCATCATGGCCGAGGATCCCAACCTCGAGAAGATGCGCTTCGACCTGGTGCCCAAAGT TATCACAGAAGAGAACTTCTGGCGGAACTACTTCTACCGCGTGTCACTCATCTGCCAGGCCAACGAGGCTGACGCTGTCGAGCGCCAGGCCAGCGCTGACGACTCGCAGG ATAGTAAAACCGCGAGCGAAGGTCTCATAGCTAGCGAAAAGTCATCGCAAGCATCGATAGATGACGTCAAAAAGAGGATTAAGTCGTTGAAAGTCGATAGAGATAATGATGATg
- the LOC123700899 gene encoding synapse-associated protein of 47 kDa isoform X6, which yields MFSGLTNQVSSWMGAAKGEPQDEEVPTPTKDATVETTAEGDKQSPTKGGKLDLITNVKSQMTGWLGSGIPIPGLRKNEAAPSEVPEAAPVETAEVAEPKPEAKEDDDNSRYISATGGADSRPGSTGGTPTDEQPAGVGNGSSHSKKIFSVDAIDVPHMQELTTKAVAGAKSLGNFLYSAVNKAGAKVSEASAKIKKTVEENSILGEFNREQDAFIKGQEKGGGAAAAPWIGAPNEASLKEECLSLSTDRRNFVRAPPAGVEFDFDYDKMYPVAVAIMAEDPNLEKMRFDLVPKVITEENFWRNYFYRVSLICQANEADAVERQASADDSQA from the exons ATGTTTTCAGGACTCACAAATCAGGTCAGTTCGTGGATGGGAGCAGCTAAAGGCGAGCCCCAAGATGAAGAGGTACCCACCCCAACCAAGGACGCGACTGTAGAGACTACGGCAGAAGGGGACAAACAAAG TCCAACTAAGGGAGGCAAGCTGGACCTCATCACCAATGTGAAGTCTCAAATGACCGGTTGGCTCGGCTCCGGAATCCCCATCCCTGGTCTCCGGAAAAATGAAGCCGCACCCTCCGAAGTTCCTGAAGCTGCTCCGGTGGAAACCGCTGAAGTGGCCGAGCCCAAGCCTGAGGCAAAAGAGGACGATGACAATTCTAGGTACATTAG CGCGACGGGCGGCGCGGACAGCCGGCCGGGCTCCACGGGCGGCACGCCCACTGACGAGCAGCCCGCGGGCGTTGGGAACG GTTCATCACACAGTAAAAAGATTTTCTCGGTAGACGCCATAGACGTGCCCCATATGCAAGAAT TGACCACGAAAGCAGTGGCCGGCGCCAAGTCGCTCGGCAACTTCCTGTACTCCGCCGTGAACAAGGCGGGCGCTAAAGTGAGCGAAGCGAGCGCCAAGATCAAGAAGACCGTCGAGGAAAAC AGCATCCTGGGCGAGTTCAACCGCGAGCAAGATGCCTTCATCAAAGGCCAGGAGAAGGGAGGCGGTGCAGCGGCCGCGCCGTGGATCGGCGCTCCCAATGAGGCCTCGCTCAAGGAGGAGTGCCTATCGCTGTCTACT GACCGGCGGAACTTCGTGCGCGCGCCACCGGCGGGCGTGGAGTTCGACTTCGACTATGACAAGATGTACCCGGTGGCCGTCGCCATCATGGCCGAGGATCCCAACCTCGAGAAGATGCGCTTCGACCTGGTGCCCAAAGT TATCACAGAAGAGAACTTCTGGCGGAACTACTTCTACCGCGTGTCACTCATCTGCCAGGCCAACGAGGCTGACGCTGTCGAGCGCCAGGCCAGCGCTGACGACTCGCAGG CTTAA
- the LOC123700901 gene encoding uncharacterized protein LOC123700901, producing the protein MDSVQHSMMEMTATFNKKMAEFQRDLQNLSSNNSQPASNSPTSKLAAEFNAFQSFVLSSLKTLQTQITFLSNQFNKLEMRSRRKILLIHGVPEDSKELPSKLAIKILTDHLKNLDLTEDAISRCHRLGVSKKDKPRPIVIKFKDAVMRNSIWYAKTDLKGSGFTLSEFLTKDRHDVFVAARARFGITNCWTKEGFIFVQLADGAKQRISVMADLDNIPSIHASSSPGATGSTSNTHKGSKLAQNVRPKRPGRAK; encoded by the coding sequence ATGGACTCTGTTCAACACTCCATGATGGAAATGACTGCTacatttaataagaaaatggCTGAGTTTCAACGGGATCTGCAGAATTTAAGCAGCAATAATTCACAACCTGCCTCTAATAGCCCAACATCCAAATTAGCAGCTGAATTCAACGCATTCCAGTCCTTTGTGCTATCATCCCTCAAGACCTTACAAActcaaattacatttttatcaaaccAGTTTAATAAACTGGAGATGCGGAGTCGTAGAAAAATACTATTGATCCACGGTGTGCCTGAAGATAGCAAGGAGCTTCCTTCCAAACTGGCTATTAAAATCTTGACGGATCATCTAAAAAATCTAGATTTGACAGAAGATGCTATATCACGGTGTCATCGCTTAGGTGTTTCAAAGAAAGATAAGCCAAGACCTATAGTCATCAAATTCAAAGATGCTGTTATGAGAAATAGCATTTGGTATGCTAAAACTGATTTAAAAGGCAGCGGTTTCACTTTATCCGAGTTCCTAACCAAAGATAGGCATGATGTTTTTGTGGCAGCAAGGGCTCGCTTTGGTATTACTAACTGCTGGACCAAAGAAGGATTCATCTTTGTTCAACTTGCTGACGGTGCTAAGCAAAGGATCTCTGTGATGGCTGATCTGGATAATATTCCTTCCATCCATGCAAGTTCGTCCCCAGGTGCGACTGGATCCACTTCCAACACTCATAAGGGGTCCAAATTGGCGCAGAATGTTAGACCGAAGAGACCTGGCCGAGCTAAGTAA
- the LOC123700899 gene encoding synapse-associated protein of 47 kDa isoform X1 — protein MFSGLTNQVSSWMGAAKGEPQDEEVPTPTKDATVETTAEGDKQSPTKGGKLDLITNVKSQMTGWLGSGIPIPGLRKNEAAPSEVPEAAPVETAEVAEPKPEAKEDDDNSRYISATGGADSRPGSTGGTPTDEQPAGVGNGSSHSKKIFSVDAIDVPHMQELTTKAVAGAKSLGNFLYSAVNKAGAKVSEASAKIKKTVEENSILGEFNREQDAFIKGQEKGGGAAAAPWIGAPNEASLKEECLSLSTDRRNFVRAPPAGVEFDFDYDKMYPVAVAIMAEDPNLEKMRFDLVPKVITEENFWRNYFYRVSLICQANEADAVERQASADDSQDSKTASEGLIASEKSSQASIDDVKKRIKSLKVDRDNDDEQWEKELEAELKEYEVVADKTGDDKWERECEDLLGEVDLK, from the exons ATGTTTTCAGGACTCACAAATCAGGTCAGTTCGTGGATGGGAGCAGCTAAAGGCGAGCCCCAAGATGAAGAGGTACCCACCCCAACCAAGGACGCGACTGTAGAGACTACGGCAGAAGGGGACAAACAAAG TCCAACTAAGGGAGGCAAGCTGGACCTCATCACCAATGTGAAGTCTCAAATGACCGGTTGGCTCGGCTCCGGAATCCCCATCCCTGGTCTCCGGAAAAATGAAGCCGCACCCTCCGAAGTTCCTGAAGCTGCTCCGGTGGAAACCGCTGAAGTGGCCGAGCCCAAGCCTGAGGCAAAAGAGGACGATGACAATTCTAGGTACATTAG CGCGACGGGCGGCGCGGACAGCCGGCCGGGCTCCACGGGCGGCACGCCCACTGACGAGCAGCCCGCGGGCGTTGGGAACG GTTCATCACACAGTAAAAAGATTTTCTCGGTAGACGCCATAGACGTGCCCCATATGCAAGAAT TGACCACGAAAGCAGTGGCCGGCGCCAAGTCGCTCGGCAACTTCCTGTACTCCGCCGTGAACAAGGCGGGCGCTAAAGTGAGCGAAGCGAGCGCCAAGATCAAGAAGACCGTCGAGGAAAAC AGCATCCTGGGCGAGTTCAACCGCGAGCAAGATGCCTTCATCAAAGGCCAGGAGAAGGGAGGCGGTGCAGCGGCCGCGCCGTGGATCGGCGCTCCCAATGAGGCCTCGCTCAAGGAGGAGTGCCTATCGCTGTCTACT GACCGGCGGAACTTCGTGCGCGCGCCACCGGCGGGCGTGGAGTTCGACTTCGACTATGACAAGATGTACCCGGTGGCCGTCGCCATCATGGCCGAGGATCCCAACCTCGAGAAGATGCGCTTCGACCTGGTGCCCAAAGT TATCACAGAAGAGAACTTCTGGCGGAACTACTTCTACCGCGTGTCACTCATCTGCCAGGCCAACGAGGCTGACGCTGTCGAGCGCCAGGCCAGCGCTGACGACTCGCAGG ATAGTAAAACCGCGAGCGAAGGTCTCATAGCTAGCGAAAAGTCATCGCAAGCATCGATAGATGACGTCAAAAAGAGGATTAAGTCGTTGAAAGTCGATAGAGATAATGATGATg
- the LOC123700899 gene encoding synapse-associated protein of 47 kDa isoform X5: MFSGLTNQVSSWMGAAKGEPQDEEVPTPTKDATVETTAEGDKQSPTKGGKLDLITNVKSQMTGWLGSGIPIPGLRKNEAAPSEVPEAAPVETAEVAEPKPEAKEDDDNSRYISATGGADSRPGSTGGTPTDEQPAGVGNGSSHSKKIFSVDAIDVPHMQELTTKAVAGAKSLGNFLYSAVNKAGAKVSEASAKIKKTVEENSILGEFNREQDAFIKGQEKGGGAAAAPWIGAPNEASLKEECLSLSTDRRNFVRAPPAGVEFDFDYDKMYPVAVAIMAEDPNLEKMRFDLVPKVITEENFWRNYFYRVSLICQANEADAVERQASADDSQDSKTASEGLIASEKSSQASIDDVKKRIKSLKVDRDNDDA; encoded by the exons ATGTTTTCAGGACTCACAAATCAGGTCAGTTCGTGGATGGGAGCAGCTAAAGGCGAGCCCCAAGATGAAGAGGTACCCACCCCAACCAAGGACGCGACTGTAGAGACTACGGCAGAAGGGGACAAACAAAG TCCAACTAAGGGAGGCAAGCTGGACCTCATCACCAATGTGAAGTCTCAAATGACCGGTTGGCTCGGCTCCGGAATCCCCATCCCTGGTCTCCGGAAAAATGAAGCCGCACCCTCCGAAGTTCCTGAAGCTGCTCCGGTGGAAACCGCTGAAGTGGCCGAGCCCAAGCCTGAGGCAAAAGAGGACGATGACAATTCTAGGTACATTAG CGCGACGGGCGGCGCGGACAGCCGGCCGGGCTCCACGGGCGGCACGCCCACTGACGAGCAGCCCGCGGGCGTTGGGAACG GTTCATCACACAGTAAAAAGATTTTCTCGGTAGACGCCATAGACGTGCCCCATATGCAAGAAT TGACCACGAAAGCAGTGGCCGGCGCCAAGTCGCTCGGCAACTTCCTGTACTCCGCCGTGAACAAGGCGGGCGCTAAAGTGAGCGAAGCGAGCGCCAAGATCAAGAAGACCGTCGAGGAAAAC AGCATCCTGGGCGAGTTCAACCGCGAGCAAGATGCCTTCATCAAAGGCCAGGAGAAGGGAGGCGGTGCAGCGGCCGCGCCGTGGATCGGCGCTCCCAATGAGGCCTCGCTCAAGGAGGAGTGCCTATCGCTGTCTACT GACCGGCGGAACTTCGTGCGCGCGCCACCGGCGGGCGTGGAGTTCGACTTCGACTATGACAAGATGTACCCGGTGGCCGTCGCCATCATGGCCGAGGATCCCAACCTCGAGAAGATGCGCTTCGACCTGGTGCCCAAAGT TATCACAGAAGAGAACTTCTGGCGGAACTACTTCTACCGCGTGTCACTCATCTGCCAGGCCAACGAGGCTGACGCTGTCGAGCGCCAGGCCAGCGCTGACGACTCGCAGG ATAGTAAAACCGCGAGCGAAGGTCTCATAGCTAGCGAAAAGTCATCGCAAGCATCGATAGATGACGTCAAAAAGAGGATTAAGTCGTTGAAAGTCGATAGAGATAATGATGATg CTTAA